The following are encoded in a window of Mycobacterium vicinigordonae genomic DNA:
- a CDS encoding NADP-dependent succinic semialdehyde dehydrogenase: MPIATINPATGETVETFTAATDDEVDAAIARAHERFLDYRHSTTYAQRAEWANATADLLEKEADDVAAMMTLEMGKTLGSAKAETLKCAKGFRYYAENAEKLLADEPADAAAVGAKKAYVRYQPLGVVLAVMPWNFPLWQAVRFAAPALMAGNVGILKHASNVPKSALYLSDVIARGGFPDGCFQTLLVSSSAVERILRDPRVAAATLTGSEPAGQAVAAICGDEIKPTVLELGGSDPFIVMPSAPLDDAVKTAVKARVQNNGQSCIAAKRFIVHTDIYDAFVDKFVEQMQALKVGDPTDPDTDVGPLATESGRDEIAKQVDDAVAAGAKVRLGGERPDRPGWFYPPTVITDITKGMALYTEEVFGPVASMYRAADIDEAIEIANATTFGLGSNAWTQDPAEQQRFIDDIEAGQVFINGMTVSYPELGFGGIKRSGYGRELAGLGIREFCNAKTVWVG, translated from the coding sequence GTGCCCATCGCCACCATCAACCCGGCTACCGGCGAGACCGTCGAAACCTTCACCGCGGCCACCGACGACGAAGTGGACGCGGCGATCGCCCGCGCACACGAGCGCTTTCTCGACTACCGCCATTCGACCACTTATGCCCAGCGAGCCGAGTGGGCAAACGCGACCGCCGACCTGCTGGAGAAAGAAGCCGACGACGTCGCAGCCATGATGACCCTGGAGATGGGCAAGACACTCGGGTCGGCTAAAGCGGAGACACTCAAGTGCGCCAAGGGATTTCGCTACTACGCTGAAAACGCCGAGAAGTTGCTGGCCGACGAACCGGCCGATGCCGCCGCTGTGGGCGCGAAGAAGGCCTACGTGCGCTACCAGCCACTCGGGGTGGTGCTGGCCGTGATGCCGTGGAACTTTCCGCTGTGGCAGGCGGTCCGATTCGCCGCTCCCGCCCTAATGGCGGGCAACGTCGGCATCCTCAAGCACGCCTCCAACGTGCCGAAGTCCGCGCTGTATCTGTCCGATGTGATCGCCCGCGGCGGGTTCCCGGACGGGTGTTTCCAAACGCTGCTCGTCTCGTCGAGCGCTGTCGAGCGCATCCTGCGTGACCCGCGCGTCGCGGCCGCCACCCTGACCGGCAGCGAGCCGGCCGGCCAGGCCGTCGCCGCAATCTGCGGCGACGAGATCAAGCCCACGGTGCTCGAACTCGGCGGCAGCGACCCGTTCATCGTGATGCCGTCGGCGCCGCTGGACGACGCGGTCAAGACCGCGGTCAAAGCGCGGGTGCAGAACAACGGCCAATCCTGCATCGCGGCAAAGAGATTCATCGTGCACACCGACATCTACGACGCATTCGTGGACAAGTTCGTCGAACAGATGCAGGCCCTCAAGGTCGGGGATCCGACCGACCCGGACACCGATGTTGGTCCGCTGGCCACCGAGTCCGGCCGCGACGAGATCGCCAAGCAGGTCGACGACGCAGTCGCCGCCGGCGCGAAGGTTCGCCTCGGTGGCGAACGGCCCGACCGGCCGGGGTGGTTCTACCCACCGACGGTGATCACCGACATCACCAAGGGCATGGCGCTTTACACCGAAGAGGTATTCGGGCCGGTCGCCTCGATGTACCGCGCGGCCGACATCGACGAAGCCATCGAGATCGCCAACGCCACGACCTTCGGGCTCGGCTCCAACGCGTGGACGCAGGACCCGGCCGAGCAGCAACGCTTCATCGACGACATCGAGGCCGGCCAGGTGTTCATCAACGGTATGACGGTGTCCTACCCCGAGCTAGGGTTCGGCGGGATTAAGCGGTCTGGCTACGGCCGCGAGTTGGCCGGCCTGGGAATCCGGGAGTTCTGCAACGCCAAGACGGTGTGGGTGGGCTAG